The region CGCCATTTATTTTTGGGCTGTAAGTGTCATTGATTGTATGGGTTATGGGATTTTGGGAGGTTGCTGGGGCTTGACACGTGAATTTAGGGGTGTTTTTTGTGAAAATAGTTGTAAGTTGTTGATGGGGCTTGGGTTGTGTGGTTGGTTTGAAGGCCGGGGTTTGCACCGGGTGACCGTGGTGGCGGTGGGTGGGAGAGCAAAAGAGGCATGTGTCGGGCTTTCAGCCCTCTGGGGTTTGGTGGGGAGGTTACCCAGGGCTTGCGCCCTGGGCTGGTATATGCCGCGCCTTCAGCGCTCTGGTTGGGGTGGGCTTGGCGGTTTAGCCGAGGCGGTGAGGACAAGTTCTTTGAATGACTGCGTGAGAACAGACGACGGCAACGGCCCGGGGCTAAAGCCCAGATGCTTTTAGGCCCTTGACGGGGCGCTAAAGCGCCCCTCTAATCCGAACGGCAACGGCAACGACAAACGTGACGACAACTACTGAGATTCTTCGCTTCGCTCTGAATGACGGCCGAAACGAGCAACGACAACCGCAACGGCAACCGCAACTGCCGCTACTGAGGTTCTTCGCTGCGCTCAGAATGACCCTTTGTTGTTTTGCTGACCCCCTTTGTGGGGGATGAGGTGCTCGGTTTGGGGCGGCGGAGGAGGAAGGCGTCTATATGGATGATGAGGGCTATGAGGCCTCCGGCGGCGGTGGCGTAGGCGCGGCGGTGGGCGATTTCTGGGCCGGGGAGGACGTTGAGGGAGAGGAGGAAGACGATGTAGGAGGTGAGGAAGACGGAGAAGAAGGCGTAGTTGACGGGGTTCGCCATGAAGGCGCAGAAGCAGAAGAAGACGGCGAGCCAGGCTAGGGTGATCGGGTCGGGGTGGACTCGGAGGAGGAAGAAGGTGCAGAGGACGGCTCCGGCGAGGGTGCCGAGGACTCGCATGAGGGCTCGGTTGAGGGTTTCCGCGAAGAGGGGCTTCTGGACGAGGAGGGCGGTCATGGGAATCCAGTAGCCGGATTGGACGCCGCGCCAGCGGTAGGCTTCGGTGGCGGCGGCTACGGTGAGGGCGAGGCGGAGGGCGTAGGGGACATGGCCGGCGGCCCACATACGGGGGAGGGCTCGGGGGAAGCCGCGGAGGCGGCGGAGGATGCGGCCGAAGCGGAAGATGTGGCGGAGGTGGGTGGCCTCGTCGAAGCCGTAGCTGGGGAGGGCGAGGAGGTCTGCCTGTAGCTCCGGGAGGAGACGGAGGAAGGCGCTGGTGAAGAGGATCTG is a window of Granulicella tundricola MP5ACTX9 DNA encoding:
- a CDS encoding FUSC family protein, with protein sequence MPSSPTNPDAPTQPGYFADLYTFHWREISLQTSLIAIVAVAVSLVGGVLIGHPAAGLISGGGAMTVGFGLNQRISDSRLWPMIWATLAMAASTFIGMLAGHEGYALIFLSAAWAFGYGILTARAAGVAWVGQQAAVTLLVTSAFPADARHAFQRALLTLLGGTLQILFTSAFLRLLPELQADLLALPSYGFDEATHLRHIFRFGRILRRLRGFPRALPRMWAAGHVPYALRLALTVAAATEAYRWRGVQSGYWIPMTALLVQKPLFAETLNRALMRVLGTLAGAVLCTFFLLRVHPDPITLAWLAVFFCFCAFMANPVNYAFFSVFLTSYIVFLLSLNVLPGPEIAHRRAYATAAGGLIALIIHIDAFLLRRPKPSTSSPTKGVSKTTKGHSERSEEPQ